A genomic segment from Desulfonatronum lacustre DSM 10312 encodes:
- the lpxA gene encoding acyl-ACP--UDP-N-acetylglucosamine O-acyltransferase yields MGTQIHPTAVVDPGAQLGQDVRIGPMCVIDADVVIGDRTKVDAHVRIHAHTRLGADNHVHSFAFIGGDPQHVKYKGEPTLLEIGDRNLIREYSTLHRGTVGGEGVTRLGSDCLLMAYAHVAHDCVVEDKVIMANAATLGGHVHVGTKAVLGGLCAVHQFARVGAYAFIGGKAGISLDIPPYMIATGTPAKLYGPNVIGLKRQGFSSEAVANIEKAYKIIWRSGKKRQDAIEEVRQICPESSEVAFLLEFLQGTTRGVSADNQLEVNGQDIPVY; encoded by the coding sequence ATGGGTACCCAGATTCATCCCACCGCCGTTGTTGATCCGGGCGCGCAACTGGGGCAGGACGTCCGGATCGGACCGATGTGCGTCATCGACGCGGACGTGGTCATCGGTGACCGGACCAAGGTCGATGCCCATGTCCGCATCCACGCCCATACCCGTCTCGGAGCGGACAACCACGTGCATTCCTTCGCCTTCATCGGCGGCGATCCCCAGCATGTGAAGTACAAAGGCGAACCGACCCTGCTGGAAATCGGCGACCGCAATCTGATCCGGGAATACTCCACGCTGCACCGAGGCACAGTGGGCGGTGAAGGGGTGACCCGCCTTGGCTCTGACTGCCTGCTGATGGCCTATGCCCACGTGGCCCACGACTGCGTGGTGGAGGACAAGGTCATCATGGCCAACGCGGCCACTCTGGGCGGACACGTCCACGTCGGCACCAAGGCCGTGCTCGGCGGGTTGTGCGCCGTGCATCAGTTCGCCCGGGTCGGGGCCTACGCCTTCATCGGCGGCAAGGCCGGGATCAGTTTGGACATCCCTCCCTACATGATCGCCACGGGCACTCCGGCCAAACTGTACGGTCCCAACGTCATCGGTTTGAAACGCCAGGGGTTTTCGTCCGAGGCCGTGGCCAACATCGAAAAGGCCTACAAGATCATCTGGCGTTCCGGAAAGAAGCGCCAGGACGCCATCGAAGAAGTCCGGCAGATCTGCCCGGAATCCTCTGAAGTCGCTTTTCTCCTTGAATTCCTTCAGGGCACGACCCGGGGCGTTTCCGCGGACAACCAGCTCGAGGTCAACGGGCAGGACATTCCGGTGTATTGA
- the bamA gene encoding outer membrane protein assembly factor BamA, which yields MTPKFRPFSLKSNRLRPIGGVLFAMALFSVFWLIAPLQAAAQTGAQATAQTGSAMKLIVLPFEINAAPDLDHLHEGLPELLRERLRANGFEVHPGDQTTQLLRDQELIELDLSAARDMALLSASAHAIYGSFSQIGENISLDVRLVEAFGLKPAKSFFVVRDGLINLLPAVEELAELVTRELRQVETIAEILVEGNQTLGSDVVLLRIRSQKGDIYDPQIVNEDIRRLFELGFFDDITIRVEDGPSGKILTFEVTERPRIQAISVVGAKEIKEGDILKAITTRTGSIINPRILSDDLGKIRELYRQKGYYLAQVDYNLEQTDPRQARLNITVDEGNRLFIRDIVIEGAQSLSQRELRKELVLGERGLFSWMTGTGILREELLERDAAALEAYYANRGFLDARVGQPEVEYLEEGIRITFKVEEGPRYKIGTIAFRGDLLDPEEELLKLISLDDLQARGTYFDRSVLRQDLQTLADHYTEYGYAFAQSDAQLDIQRDELLVNVIYVLDKGSLVYIRRVLIEGNTKTRDNVIRREMRLGDGDLFSGAKLARSNERLVRMDFFEMVDIETLATPDPSELDLKVTVKEKPTGMLSAGIGYSSLDKVFVSGQVQERNLFGRAYNLSLRGTFSGRSTMYDISLTNPAWRDTLLGVGTDIYYWTRDFKDYDRKAVGGRFRLSYPLGEYTRLYWNYRLERYTIFNIKENAAQRIRDAEGTKWASSTYAAVSRDTTNRIFNPSRGTVNTLSVQYSGGILQGDDHFIKSTYDTHFYYPLFWDTVFHWRGQVGFLFDNDGNEAPVFERFYLGGIDSVRGYPGMEISPRDPETRDRIGGTQQFFTNFEYLFPLNQEMGLVGLVFFDAGNVWDDGESFGSKLYKSVGTGIRWYSPLGPLRLEYGYGLDRLEGDRQSGIEFTIGQIF from the coding sequence ATGACCCCAAAATTCCGTCCGTTTTCGCTCAAGTCGAACCGCCTGAGACCGATCGGCGGCGTTCTCTTCGCCATGGCCTTGTTTTCCGTGTTTTGGCTCATCGCGCCACTGCAGGCCGCGGCGCAGACCGGAGCCCAGGCCACAGCCCAGACCGGTTCCGCCATGAAGTTGATCGTCCTGCCCTTCGAAATCAACGCCGCGCCGGATCTCGACCATCTCCATGAGGGCCTTCCGGAGCTGCTGCGGGAAAGGCTGCGGGCCAACGGCTTCGAGGTCCACCCCGGAGACCAGACCACGCAACTGTTGCGCGACCAGGAATTAATCGAGTTGGACCTGTCCGCGGCCCGGGACATGGCGTTGCTTTCCGCTTCCGCGCACGCCATCTACGGGAGTTTCAGCCAGATCGGCGAGAACATCAGCCTGGACGTGCGCTTGGTGGAGGCTTTTGGTCTGAAACCGGCCAAATCGTTTTTCGTGGTCCGGGACGGGTTGATCAACCTGCTGCCCGCGGTGGAAGAGCTGGCCGAGCTGGTCACCCGCGAGTTGCGCCAGGTGGAGACCATCGCCGAGATCCTGGTGGAAGGAAACCAAACCCTGGGATCGGACGTGGTTCTGCTGCGCATTCGCAGCCAGAAGGGGGATATTTATGACCCTCAGATTGTCAACGAGGATATCCGGCGTCTTTTTGAATTGGGCTTTTTCGACGACATCACCATCCGGGTGGAGGACGGCCCCAGTGGCAAGATCCTGACCTTCGAAGTCACCGAGCGTCCTCGAATCCAGGCCATCAGCGTGGTCGGGGCCAAGGAAATCAAGGAAGGGGACATTCTCAAGGCCATCACCACCCGCACGGGAAGCATCATCAATCCCAGGATATTGTCCGACGACCTGGGCAAGATCAGGGAATTGTACCGGCAAAAGGGGTACTATCTGGCCCAGGTGGACTACAATCTGGAACAGACCGATCCCCGTCAGGCCAGACTGAACATCACCGTTGATGAAGGCAACCGGTTGTTTATCCGCGATATCGTCATCGAGGGGGCCCAGTCCCTGAGCCAGCGCGAGTTGCGCAAGGAGTTGGTGCTCGGTGAGCGGGGGCTTTTTTCCTGGATGACCGGTACGGGGATTTTGCGGGAAGAACTGCTGGAACGTGACGCCGCGGCCCTGGAAGCCTACTATGCCAACCGCGGTTTTCTGGACGCACGGGTCGGCCAACCTGAAGTGGAATACCTGGAAGAGGGCATCCGCATCACCTTCAAGGTGGAAGAAGGGCCCAGATACAAAATCGGAACCATCGCCTTCCGCGGCGATCTTCTGGACCCTGAAGAAGAACTTCTGAAGCTGATCTCCCTGGACGATCTTCAAGCACGAGGCACGTACTTCGACCGATCCGTCCTGCGTCAGGACCTGCAGACCTTGGCCGACCACTATACTGAGTACGGATACGCCTTTGCCCAAAGCGACGCTCAGTTGGACATCCAGCGGGACGAACTGCTGGTCAACGTGATTTACGTCCTGGACAAGGGCTCTTTGGTCTACATTCGTCGCGTGCTCATCGAGGGCAATACGAAAACACGGGACAACGTCATCCGCCGGGAAATGCGCCTCGGGGACGGGGATTTGTTCAGCGGCGCCAAATTGGCCCGTTCCAATGAACGCCTCGTCCGGATGGACTTTTTTGAAATGGTGGACATTGAAACCCTGGCCACTCCTGATCCCAGCGAATTGGACCTGAAGGTCACGGTCAAGGAAAAGCCCACCGGAATGCTCAGCGCCGGTATCGGCTATTCCAGCCTGGACAAGGTCTTCGTTTCCGGCCAGGTCCAGGAGCGCAACCTGTTCGGCAGGGCCTACAATCTGTCCCTCAGAGGCACGTTTAGCGGACGCAGCACGATGTACGACATCAGCCTGACCAACCCGGCTTGGCGGGATACGCTTTTGGGCGTGGGCACGGACATTTATTACTGGACGCGGGATTTCAAGGATTACGACCGGAAGGCAGTGGGCGGTCGATTTCGCCTGTCCTATCCGCTTGGCGAGTACACCAGGTTGTACTGGAACTATCGCCTGGAGCGGTACACCATTTTCAACATCAAGGAGAACGCGGCCCAGCGCATCCGGGACGCCGAAGGCACCAAATGGGCCAGTTCCACCTATGCCGCAGTCAGCCGGGACACCACCAACAGGATATTCAATCCGTCCCGCGGCACGGTGAACACGCTGTCGGTCCAGTATTCCGGCGGTATTTTGCAGGGCGACGACCATTTCATCAAATCCACTTACGATACCCACTTCTACTACCCGCTTTTCTGGGACACGGTCTTCCACTGGCGAGGGCAGGTGGGCTTCCTGTTCGACAACGACGGAAATGAGGCCCCGGTTTTCGAGCGGTTCTATCTTGGCGGCATCGACAGCGTTCGCGGCTATCCGGGGATGGAAATTTCGCCGCGCGATCCGGAGACCAGGGATCGAATCGGTGGGACGCAACAGTTTTTCACCAACTTCGAGTACCTGTTCCCCCTAAACCAGGAAATGGGCTTGGTGGGCTTGGTCTTTTTCGACGCCGGCAACGTCTGGGACGACGGAGAATCCTTCGGGTCCAAGCTTTATAAAAGCGTCGGCACCGGTATCCGCTGGTACTCGCCTCTGGGACCGCTGCGTCTGGAATACGGTTATGGACTTGATCGCCTCGAAGGTGATCGCCAAAGTGGAATAGAGTTTACCATTGGCCAGATTTTCTAG
- a CDS encoding glycosyltransferase family 4 protein: protein MSDLMQPPICDPPRPAVYVVRRQSTGGGAETAAARLVKHLSAFWEVHRLAAGTRIAGRALAGGAGPGWWRALRFASDVDAALTDRPGVILSLERGPKCHIYRAGDGVHLRWRSLRFGSSPLWMTNPLHWLYPRLEAKTVASARLVVTNSEMVRREMERTYPQAAHKLRVALNGFDPQRFFPNPDPTRQLVRALNPPISDLPELNLPTPYRLFLFVGSGWQRKGLARALELLAAYNQAVVPNEPRGVLLVVGKGRPEQFRSLLQKWNLDSQVRFLGVRSELTRLYQAADIMVLPTLYDPFANACLEAMACDCPVLTTANNGAAEVIAHGRTGYVLKSGLEGDLTDAVHWLRTSSRRPGEVAASVAALTVDREMRAFSALIRELSASGL, encoded by the coding sequence ATGTCTGATTTAATGCAGCCTCCCATTTGCGACCCACCACGACCAGCAGTTTACGTGGTCCGCCGTCAGTCCACGGGCGGCGGGGCCGAAACAGCGGCGGCGCGGCTGGTGAAGCATTTGTCCGCATTCTGGGAGGTTCATCGGCTTGCAGCGGGAACGCGCATCGCCGGACGGGCACTGGCCGGCGGCGCGGGGCCGGGCTGGTGGCGAGCGCTGCGCTTCGCGTCCGACGTGGATGCGGCCCTGACGGACCGGCCTGGCGTGATTCTCAGTCTGGAACGGGGGCCGAAATGTCACATCTACCGGGCCGGGGACGGGGTGCATCTGCGCTGGCGCTCGTTGCGTTTTGGCAGCTCCCCGTTGTGGATGACCAACCCCCTGCACTGGCTCTACCCTCGCCTGGAAGCCAAAACCGTGGCCTCCGCCCGCCTGGTGGTCACCAACTCGGAAATGGTCCGTCGGGAGATGGAACGGACGTATCCCCAGGCCGCTCATAAATTGCGGGTGGCGCTCAACGGCTTTGATCCGCAGCGTTTCTTTCCAAACCCCGATCCGACCAGGCAGCTTGTCCGAGCGCTCAACCCGCCAATATCAGACCTGCCGGAATTAAACCTGCCGACCCCATACCGACTGTTTCTCTTCGTGGGCAGCGGCTGGCAACGCAAAGGGTTGGCCCGAGCATTGGAACTCCTGGCCGCTTATAATCAAGCCGTTGTGCCGAATGAGCCACGGGGCGTGCTGCTGGTGGTGGGCAAGGGCAGGCCGGAACAATTCCGATCACTGCTTCAAAAATGGAATCTTGACTCCCAGGTGCGCTTTTTGGGCGTCCGATCGGAGCTGACCCGACTCTATCAAGCCGCGGACATCATGGTCCTGCCCACGCTCTACGACCCCTTTGCCAACGCCTGCCTGGAAGCCATGGCCTGCGACTGTCCGGTGCTCACCACCGCCAACAACGGCGCCGCCGAAGTGATCGCCCATGGACGGACGGGATACGTGCTCAAGAGTGGACTGGAAGGCGACCTGACCGACGCGGTGCACTGGCTGCGCACATCGTCCCGCCGCCCAGGAGAAGTGGCCGCAAGCGTGGCCGCGTTGACCGTGGACCGGGAAATGCGGGCCTTTTCGGCCCTGATACGGGAATTGTCGGCGTCGGGGCTTTGA
- a CDS encoding ABC transporter ATP-binding protein — translation MSDALLLDVRGLGKEVHSTAERLTILKHVDFTLRSGETAAVLGASGSGKSTLLHILGTLDQPTSGSVFFAGRDTTTLTRAEKDRLRNESVGFVFQFHHLLPEFSTLENVAMPGLIAGRSHAWSRREAATMLDMVGLADRGRHRVTTLSGGERQRVAIARALLLKPRLILADEPTGNLDEEAGESVKRVLLELNQTLETSLVVVTHNQDLAQAMRHRYELRGGELFSL, via the coding sequence AGTGACGCGTTGTTGCTTGACGTGCGGGGACTCGGCAAGGAGGTGCACAGCACGGCGGAGCGGTTGACCATCCTCAAGCACGTGGACTTCACCCTGCGGTCCGGAGAAACCGCGGCCGTGCTCGGTGCGTCCGGATCGGGGAAATCCACCTTGTTGCACATCCTGGGTACCCTGGACCAGCCCACCTCCGGCTCGGTTTTTTTTGCCGGTCGGGACACGACCACGTTGACGCGGGCTGAAAAGGATCGACTGCGCAACGAGAGCGTCGGCTTCGTGTTCCAGTTTCATCACTTATTGCCGGAGTTCTCCACGTTGGAAAACGTGGCCATGCCCGGTCTGATCGCCGGGCGATCCCATGCCTGGTCCCGGCGTGAGGCCGCCACGATGTTGGACATGGTCGGCCTGGCGGACCGCGGCAGGCATCGGGTGACCACCCTTTCCGGCGGCGAGCGCCAACGGGTGGCCATTGCCCGGGCTTTGCTGCTCAAACCCAGGCTGATCCTCGCGGACGAACCCACCGGAAATCTGGACGAGGAAGCCGGAGAGAGCGTGAAACGCGTCCTTTTGGAATTGAATCAAACCCTGGAAACGAGTTTGGTCGTCGTGACCCACAATCAAGATCTGGCTCAAGCCATGCGGCATCGATACGAGTTGCGTGGCGGTGAACTGTTTTCCTTGTAA
- a CDS encoding LpxI family protein — MDFLGQSGTVDARSGTLAIIAGGGRLPRLVLDGARAMGLRVVGVGFGGETEADLPRDMDAWQWLHLGQLGKLIAFCKQQGVGRIVMAGKVHKARAVDFRPDWRAAKLLWKVRNTQDDVLLRAITQELESEGMAVVAAQEFLPHLKTPEGELTRRKPTPEERADIDFGWPLARQMGSLDVGQCVVVRKRSAVAVEALEGTDATILRAGELVGPGCVVIKVFKPIQDPRLDLPAIGPQTIRTMIQAQASCLAVEAGRSLFLDLPESLSLAESHGISIVGLAG; from the coding sequence ATGGATTTTCTTGGCCAATCGGGCACGGTGGACGCACGTTCCGGGACTCTGGCGATTATTGCCGGAGGTGGCCGTCTGCCGCGGTTGGTGCTGGACGGGGCGCGGGCCATGGGGTTGCGCGTGGTGGGAGTGGGGTTTGGCGGAGAGACCGAAGCGGACCTGCCCCGGGATATGGATGCGTGGCAATGGCTGCACCTGGGACAGTTGGGCAAACTGATCGCCTTTTGCAAGCAGCAAGGCGTCGGGCGGATCGTCATGGCCGGCAAGGTGCATAAGGCCCGGGCCGTGGATTTTCGACCGGACTGGCGAGCGGCCAAATTGCTCTGGAAGGTTCGGAACACGCAGGACGACGTGCTGTTGCGGGCCATCACCCAGGAATTGGAGAGCGAAGGCATGGCCGTGGTCGCGGCCCAGGAGTTTCTGCCTCATCTGAAAACCCCGGAAGGCGAACTGACCCGGCGCAAGCCCACGCCGGAAGAGCGGGCGGACATCGATTTCGGCTGGCCCCTGGCCCGGCAAATGGGCTCCTTGGACGTGGGGCAGTGCGTGGTGGTTCGTAAGCGCAGCGCCGTTGCCGTGGAGGCCCTGGAGGGCACCGACGCCACGATTCTGCGGGCCGGCGAGTTGGTCGGGCCGGGATGCGTGGTGATCAAAGTTTTCAAGCCGATCCAGGACCCGCGACTGGATCTCCCGGCCATCGGTCCGCAAACCATCCGGACCATGATCCAGGCCCAAGCGTCCTGCCTGGCCGTGGAAGCCGGCCGCAGCCTGTTTCTGGATCTTCCGGAAAGCCTCAGCTTGGCGGAGTCCCACGGGATCAGCATCGTCGGCCTGGCGGGATGA
- the fabZ gene encoding 3-hydroxyacyl-ACP dehydratase FabZ: MSSTDPSRIDIRGIMDLLPHRYPLLLVDRVLEFEPKTSIRAIKNVTFNEPFFQGHFPGYPLMPGVLIIEALAQTAGLLLMVSKPKEELHNKLFLFTGLERVKFRRQVVPGDQLELNMSHVRNKMNVWKMAGTAQVNGQVVAEATLSGAFVDREQA, encoded by the coding sequence ATGAGCAGTACCGACCCTTCGCGTATCGATATCCGGGGGATCATGGATCTGTTGCCCCATCGTTACCCGCTTTTGCTGGTGGACCGGGTTCTGGAATTCGAGCCCAAGACCTCCATTCGGGCGATCAAGAACGTTACGTTCAACGAGCCCTTTTTTCAGGGACATTTTCCCGGCTATCCCCTGATGCCCGGAGTGCTGATCATCGAGGCCCTGGCCCAGACCGCCGGATTATTGCTCATGGTGAGCAAGCCGAAGGAAGAGCTGCATAACAAACTTTTTCTGTTCACCGGGTTGGAGCGGGTCAAGTTCCGTCGGCAAGTGGTGCCCGGAGACCAACTGGAGTTGAACATGAGTCATGTAAGAAACAAGATGAACGTCTGGAAAATGGCAGGAACGGCCCAAGTCAATGGACAGGTGGTGGCCGAGGCGACGCTCAGCGGCGCGTTCGTGGATCGGGAGCAGGCGTGA
- the waaF gene encoding lipopolysaccharide heptosyltransferase II, with the protein MGLSPSRILLVGPSWVGDMVMAQSLVQMLLRRFPDGEVDVLAPAWSAALVARMPGVRRAVTLSAGHGRLGLRERLALARRLRGSYDQALVLPNSLKSALVPFLARIPQRTGYLGECRYGLLNDPRKLDKHRLPMTVQRFVALGLPKDAQQPPDVPTPRLEVPAADVQQALGELNLDTARNILVLCPGAEYGPAKRWPAGHFAEVGSILAERGWKVWVMGSAKDREAAQTVCDLVGPAAVNLAGRTSLAQAVDLISLARAVVSNDSGLMHVAAALDRPLVAVYGSSDPGFTPPLSPTSRIVSLSLQCSPCFQRQCPEGHLNCLQSLTPDLVLTRLAELLPDLDAGRPVKAEER; encoded by the coding sequence ATGGGTTTGAGCCCCTCAAGAATTCTACTTGTCGGCCCTTCCTGGGTCGGGGACATGGTCATGGCCCAGAGCTTGGTGCAGATGCTGCTCCGGCGGTTCCCGGACGGAGAGGTGGACGTCCTGGCCCCGGCCTGGAGCGCGGCCCTGGTAGCGCGGATGCCCGGAGTGCGCCGAGCCGTGACCCTCTCCGCGGGACACGGACGGCTGGGACTGCGGGAGCGGCTGGCCCTGGCCCGCCGCCTGCGCGGAAGCTATGACCAGGCACTGGTCCTACCTAATTCCCTGAAATCCGCCCTGGTACCGTTCCTGGCCCGCATTCCCCAGCGCACCGGCTATCTCGGCGAGTGCCGATACGGCCTGCTGAACGATCCGCGAAAACTGGACAAGCACCGCCTGCCCATGACCGTCCAACGGTTCGTGGCCCTGGGGCTGCCCAAGGACGCGCAGCAGCCTCCGGACGTGCCCACCCCGCGCCTCGAAGTCCCTGCCGCGGACGTCCAACAAGCCCTGGGCGAGCTGAACTTGGACACGGCCCGGAACATCCTGGTCCTCTGCCCCGGGGCAGAGTACGGTCCGGCCAAGCGCTGGCCGGCCGGGCACTTTGCTGAAGTGGGCAGTATCCTGGCCGAACGGGGCTGGAAGGTATGGGTAATGGGGTCGGCCAAGGACCGCGAAGCAGCCCAAACCGTGTGCGATCTGGTCGGCCCGGCGGCCGTGAATCTGGCCGGACGGACCTCCCTGGCCCAGGCCGTGGACCTGATTTCCCTGGCCCGGGCCGTGGTCAGCAACGATTCCGGCCTGATGCACGTGGCCGCGGCCCTGGATCGTCCCCTCGTAGCGGTTTACGGCTCCTCGGACCCCGGCTTCACCCCGCCGCTCAGCCCGACCTCGCGCATCGTCTCCCTGAGCCTGCAATGCAGCCCCTGCTTTCAACGCCAGTGCCCGGAGGGCCACCTGAACTGCCTTCAAAGCCTTACTCCGGACCTCGTCCTGACCCGATTGGCCGAACTGCTCCCGGATCTGGATGCCGGACGGCCCGTCAAAGCCGAGGAGCGTTAG
- the lpxD gene encoding UDP-3-O-(3-hydroxymyristoyl)glucosamine N-acyltransferase, with amino-acid sequence MAHTLSELAGLLELSMQGPDLAIHGLAGLESAGADELSFLAGPKHLSQLRMTKAGAVIVPAEFASEVGSALISANPYLDFTRALRLYAVPQGRFSGHDEAAWIHPEARVDSSATVYPFVFVGQGAEIGKDSRLFSGVYVGEDCRIGDRVTIYPNAVLMSGTVVGDDVIIHPGAVLGSDGFGYTPGPRGLEKVPQIGNLVVENHVEIGANTTIDRATLGATRIGAGTKIDNLVQIGHNVEVGPHCILVSQVGIAGSSRLGERVTLAGQVGIADHLHLGDGCRVGAQSGVNRSLAGGQDYLGSPAVEARKFLRVAATWNRLPDMAKRLAALEKELETLKTNLSKEES; translated from the coding sequence ATGGCCCATACGCTCTCCGAACTGGCCGGGCTGTTGGAACTGTCCATGCAGGGGCCGGACTTGGCCATTCACGGGCTGGCCGGCTTGGAAAGCGCGGGGGCCGACGAACTGAGCTTTCTTGCCGGACCGAAGCATTTGTCCCAACTCCGAATGACCAAGGCCGGGGCGGTGATCGTCCCGGCCGAGTTTGCCTCGGAGGTCGGCTCGGCCTTGATCAGCGCCAATCCTTACCTGGATTTCACTCGGGCTCTGCGTCTGTATGCCGTCCCACAAGGGCGATTTTCCGGTCACGACGAGGCGGCCTGGATCCATCCGGAGGCCCGTGTGGATTCCTCGGCGACCGTGTATCCTTTCGTCTTCGTGGGGCAGGGCGCGGAAATCGGAAAGGATTCTCGGCTGTTCAGCGGCGTGTACGTGGGCGAGGACTGCCGGATCGGTGATCGGGTGACCATCTATCCCAACGCGGTGCTCATGTCCGGGACGGTGGTGGGCGACGACGTGATCATTCACCCTGGGGCCGTGTTGGGCAGTGACGGCTTCGGCTACACTCCCGGCCCCCGAGGTTTGGAAAAGGTACCCCAGATCGGCAACCTCGTGGTCGAGAATCACGTGGAGATCGGGGCCAACACCACCATCGACCGGGCCACCTTGGGGGCCACCCGAATCGGAGCCGGGACGAAAATCGACAACCTCGTGCAGATCGGACATAACGTGGAGGTCGGGCCCCATTGCATCCTGGTTTCCCAGGTGGGCATCGCCGGGAGTTCCAGGCTGGGCGAGCGGGTCACCCTGGCCGGCCAGGTTGGTATCGCCGACCATCTGCACCTGGGCGACGGCTGCCGGGTCGGAGCCCAATCCGGGGTGAACCGGTCCCTTGCCGGAGGCCAAGATTATCTCGGCTCTCCGGCGGTGGAAGCCAGGAAGTTCCTCCGAGTCGCCGCTACCTGGAACCGCCTGCCGGACATGGCCAAGCGTTTGGCCGCGCTGGAAAAAGAACTCGAAACTTTGAAAACGAACCTTTCCAAGGAAGAATCATGA
- the fdhD gene encoding formate dehydrogenase accessory sulfurtransferase FdhD yields MHAQPLDIAVSTLIIARDGQKAAQEQVLVEQPVEVALNERVIGTAMVLARDLDVFGAGFLFGQGYVTTPDDIVEVVLCEQGRVTVYARTNERDGERGEDREAEPETIITSGCGGTGRISRRMLEEDFSPAAESRIDLTQVGELIRGTLNASTLQQDTHCVHACGYWAEGRFLGCFEDVGRHNAVDKVIGAILLRRFPTGGAVYTTGRLTSDMVLKCARIGIPIVLSRTAPSSLGLDIARRADLTLVGYARPGRLNIFNAPRRIITEP; encoded by the coding sequence ATGCACGCCCAACCTTTGGATATCGCCGTTTCCACGCTGATCATCGCCCGCGACGGGCAGAAGGCGGCTCAGGAACAGGTTCTTGTTGAGCAACCCGTGGAAGTCGCCCTGAATGAGCGGGTCATTGGGACGGCCATGGTTCTGGCCCGTGACCTGGACGTGTTCGGGGCCGGATTTCTTTTCGGACAAGGATATGTGACCACGCCCGACGACATCGTGGAGGTCGTGCTCTGCGAGCAGGGCCGGGTCACGGTGTACGCGCGGACAAATGAAAGAGACGGAGAGCGGGGGGAAGATCGGGAAGCGGAGCCGGAGACCATCATCACCTCCGGTTGCGGCGGAACCGGGCGAATCAGCCGCCGGATGCTGGAGGAGGACTTTTCGCCGGCGGCGGAGAGCCGGATCGATCTGACCCAGGTCGGCGAGCTGATTCGCGGGACCTTGAACGCTTCCACCTTGCAGCAGGACACCCACTGCGTGCATGCCTGCGGCTACTGGGCCGAGGGACGTTTTCTGGGATGTTTCGAGGATGTCGGGCGACACAATGCCGTGGACAAGGTCATCGGGGCGATCCTGCTGAGGCGTTTTCCCACGGGCGGAGCCGTGTACACCACCGGGCGGCTGACCTCGGACATGGTCTTGAAATGCGCCCGGATCGGCATACCCATCGTGCTTTCCCGAACCGCCCCGTCTTCCTTGGGGCTGGACATCGCCAGGCGGGCCGATCTGACGCTCGTCGGATACGCCCGTCCGGGACGGCTGAACATCTTCAACGCGCCCCGGCGCATCATCACCGAGCCGTAA
- a CDS encoding OmpH family outer membrane protein — MRFCFRALLVAALFLAVGAATPAWAQVKVGILDMQAIIAESIPGQQAMNELRTRFESMKGELDAQNETITKLRDELQRQSMVLSQEAQQDKELEYRRKVRDFQDQFQAFQVKMKTEEDRLSEPILELLINVIDTYGRQNNFTMIIDGNASGLVYADDAVVITDALKEELNKAWQAR; from the coding sequence ATGCGTTTTTGTTTTCGTGCGTTGCTCGTCGCGGCGCTGTTTCTGGCGGTCGGAGCGGCCACTCCGGCCTGGGCCCAGGTCAAGGTCGGCATCCTGGACATGCAGGCTATCATCGCGGAGTCGATTCCCGGCCAGCAGGCCATGAACGAACTGCGCACCCGATTTGAATCCATGAAGGGTGAATTGGACGCGCAGAACGAGACCATCACCAAGTTGCGCGACGAGCTGCAGCGTCAAAGCATGGTCCTCAGCCAGGAAGCCCAGCAAGACAAGGAACTGGAGTACCGCCGGAAGGTGCGTGACTTTCAAGACCAGTTTCAGGCGTTTCAGGTGAAGATGAAGACTGAGGAGGATCGTCTGAGTGAGCCGATCCTGGAACTGCTGATCAATGTCATCGACACGTACGGCAGGCAAAACAATTTTACCATGATCATCGACGGCAACGCCTCCGGCTTGGTGTATGCCGACGACGCCGTGGTCATCACTGACGCCCTGAAAGAAGAATTGAACAAGGCTTGGCAGGCCAGGTAA